One stretch of Myxococcales bacterium DNA includes these proteins:
- a CDS encoding sodium:alanine symporter family protein yields MDQINAALQWLNGYLWGPPMLVLLLGTHLFLTVRLRFIQRYLGLAIKLSFARDEGGEGDVSHFGALTTALAATIGTGNIVGVATAVSLGGPGAVLWCWLTGVFGIATKYAEALLAVKYRVRTADGTMLGGPMYALEKGLGQKWLAVLFSVFTAIAAFGIGNMVQANSIAELLHESTGVSPWLTGVVMTLLVGVVILGGIRSIARVCEKLVPFMAIGYFIGCLAILALTYSTVPASLALIFRSAFTGQAAAGGFAGATVMMAARFGVARGLFSNEAGLGSAPIVAAAAQTSHHVRQALVSSTGTFWDTVVVCAMTGLVIVNSGDWTGGLNGARLTKTAFSHIPYLGPAILTFGLLTFVFTTIIGWEYYGERAMEYLFGKKSIRPYRVAWVVAVLVGAVATLPVVWNFADAANALMAIPNLVALLLLNGVILADTRDYLWTHKKEL; encoded by the coding sequence ATGGATCAGATCAACGCCGCGTTGCAATGGCTCAACGGTTACCTGTGGGGCCCGCCGATGTTGGTGCTGCTGTTGGGCACCCATCTTTTCCTGACCGTCCGCTTGCGGTTCATCCAGCGGTATTTGGGTCTGGCCATCAAGCTGTCGTTCGCCAGGGACGAGGGCGGCGAGGGCGACGTCAGCCATTTCGGCGCGCTGACCACCGCGCTGGCGGCGACCATCGGCACGGGGAACATCGTCGGTGTGGCGACGGCCGTGTCGCTGGGCGGGCCGGGCGCCGTGTTGTGGTGCTGGCTGACGGGCGTGTTCGGCATCGCGACGAAATACGCCGAGGCGCTGTTGGCGGTCAAATACCGCGTGCGGACAGCCGACGGCACGATGCTCGGCGGCCCGATGTACGCGCTGGAAAAAGGCCTGGGCCAGAAGTGGCTGGCCGTGCTGTTTTCGGTATTCACCGCGATCGCCGCGTTCGGCATCGGCAACATGGTGCAGGCCAATTCGATTGCCGAATTGCTGCACGAGTCGACCGGCGTATCGCCGTGGCTGACCGGCGTCGTCATGACCCTGCTGGTCGGCGTCGTGATTCTCGGCGGCATCCGCTCGATCGCCCGCGTCTGCGAAAAGCTGGTGCCGTTCATGGCGATCGGCTATTTCATCGGTTGCCTGGCGATTCTCGCCCTGACCTATTCGACGGTGCCGGCTTCACTGGCGCTGATCTTCCGTTCGGCGTTCACCGGCCAGGCGGCGGCGGGCGGGTTCGCGGGGGCGACGGTGATGATGGCGGCGCGCTTCGGCGTGGCGCGCGGCCTGTTTTCCAACGAGGCCGGCCTCGGCTCGGCGCCGATCGTCGCGGCGGCGGCGCAGACGAGCCACCACGTGCGGCAGGCGCTGGTTTCCTCGACCGGCACGTTCTGGGACACCGTGGTGGTTTGCGCGATGACCGGCCTGGTGATCGTCAACTCGGGCGACTGGACCGGCGGCCTGAACGGCGCGCGGCTGACCAAGACCGCCTTTTCCCACATCCCCTACCTCGGCCCGGCGATCCTCACCTTCGGCCTGCTGACCTTCGTGTTCACCACGATCATCGGCTGGGAATACTACGGCGAGCGGGCGATGGAATACCTCTTCGGCAAAAAATCCATCCGGCCCTACCGCGTGGCGTGGGTTGTCGCGGTGCTGGTCGGCGCGGTCGCCACGCTGCCGGTCGTCTGGAACTTCGCCGACGCCGCCAACGCCCTGATGGCGATCCCCAACCTCGTCGCCCTGCTGCTGCTCAACGGCGTGATCCTCGCCGACACGCGGGATTACCTCTGGACGCACAAGAAGGAGCTGTAG
- a CDS encoding B12-binding domain-containing radical SAM protein has protein sequence MSNGFRRDRPPRTALCYPPTLAVTVMPPLGLGYLAACAEAAGFPVDLYDLAGGRWRRAAFPQMIAAQDYDIVGLSVMTPNYQTGRELARAIRRAHPRVKLVLGGPHPSVFPERSLREFDADFVVEKEAERTFPALLQSLATGADPVGRVPGVWAWRDGKLAGLPAPPPPELDELPWPAWHKLAPHRYPPIPHQLFVRALPVAPILTSRGCPMGCSFCATSYLFGKKIRTRAVADVVEEMRFLRDRFGIRELHFEDDNLCLDRRHAVALFEALARARLGVWLKCPNGLQTSALDRELLRLLKAAGCYQISLGIETTAESALEHEQKLLPVAEVSRVVAEAKSVGLEVQGLFVVGLPYDSSAGVHRTVRDAIAMGLDLAHFGVFIPLPGSERGDLLAGCDVGTVNFFTPHVAYPHLSPRRLRALQRWAILRFYLRPRPVWKLLTLFKWRQLKGVVNLFRRYLLGF, from the coding sequence ATGTCGAACGGCTTCAGACGAGACCGGCCGCCGCGCACGGCGTTGTGTTACCCGCCCACTCTGGCGGTGACGGTGATGCCGCCGCTCGGCCTGGGTTACCTGGCGGCTTGCGCCGAGGCGGCGGGCTTTCCGGTCGACCTGTACGATCTGGCCGGCGGCCGCTGGCGTCGCGCCGCGTTTCCGCAAATGATCGCGGCGCAGGATTACGACATCGTCGGGTTGAGCGTGATGACGCCCAATTACCAGACGGGGCGCGAACTGGCCCGGGCGATCCGCCGGGCGCACCCGCGGGTCAAGCTGGTGCTCGGCGGCCCGCACCCGTCGGTGTTTCCCGAGCGGTCCCTGCGCGAATTCGACGCCGATTTCGTCGTCGAGAAGGAAGCCGAGCGCACGTTTCCGGCCCTGTTGCAGTCGTTGGCGACCGGCGCGGACCCGGTCGGCCGAGTGCCCGGCGTCTGGGCCTGGCGCGACGGCAAGTTGGCGGGGCTGCCCGCGCCGCCGCCGCCGGAGTTGGACGAACTGCCCTGGCCGGCGTGGCACAAGCTGGCGCCGCACCGCTATCCGCCGATTCCGCACCAGCTCTTCGTGCGCGCCCTGCCCGTCGCCCCGATTTTGACCAGCCGGGGTTGTCCGATGGGCTGCTCGTTCTGCGCGACCAGCTACCTGTTCGGTAAAAAGATCCGCACCCGCGCCGTGGCCGACGTCGTCGAGGAAATGCGTTTTTTGCGCGATCGCTTCGGCATTCGCGAACTGCATTTCGAGGACGACAACCTGTGCCTGGACCGCCGGCACGCCGTCGCGCTGTTCGAGGCGCTCGCCCGCGCCCGCCTCGGCGTCTGGCTCAAATGTCCCAACGGCCTGCAGACCTCGGCCCTCGACCGCGAGCTGCTGCGCCTGCTGAAAGCGGCCGGCTGCTATCAGATTTCGCTGGGCATCGAAACCACCGCCGAAAGCGCCCTCGAACACGAACAGAAATTGCTGCCGGTCGCGGAGGTGTCGCGGGTCGTCGCGGAAGCCAAGAGCGTCGGCCTGGAAGTGCAGGGCCTGTTCGTCGTCGGCCTGCCCTACGATTCATCCGCCGGCGTGCACCGGACGGTGCGCGACGCGATCGCCATGGGGTTGGATCTGGCGCACTTCGGCGTCTTCATTCCGCTGCCCGGTTCGGAACGCGGCGACCTGCTGGCGGGCTGCGACGTCGGCACCGTCAACTTTTTCACCCCGCACGTCGCCTATCCGCACCTGTCGCCGCGCCGGCTCCGCGCCTTGCAGCGCTGGGCGATCCTGCGCTTCTACCTGCGGCCGCGCCCGGTCTGGAAATTGCTGACGCTGTTCAAATGGCGACAGCTCAAGGGCGTCGTCAACCTGTTCCGCCGCTATCTGCTGGGCTTTTAG
- a CDS encoding S8 family peptidase, whose product MIISINRSVSSHVHLISISDGRHYDDGDNYSCHTNAGLAVVANTAFKNGILTVASAGNDPDPANQCTVSAPAQAPGALAVGGIGDGTELSANDWNDADLFSLTSHGPDNYYGLRWRTVIDSVAPAYFRYYPSYSVDSGVNGYNTLNPPGGGTSYAQPLVASALVDSIHYMLEVKDDSLFLLPGVQKAYMLEMGDRANGQVYGYNFYWGAGRTRVRRFDDVGMDAPWGRLSGYVCVGDSDEVIVEVKNGQLLSEAVDRLKASIWWFTDSYSNPVPNDIDLYLQRSTNGTTWTTIRSDTGSDLKKRVYYTPMGGYYARLKIVGTQVNGSHNDNGACSSGQARVYFIWIYEDDARDDYNGPGEEIGQL is encoded by the coding sequence ATGATCATTTCAATAAATCGTTCCGTCTCCAGTCATGTTCACCTGATCAGCATCAGTGACGGTCGGCACTATGATGACGGTGACAATTATTCCTGCCATACAAATGCAGGTTTGGCTGTAGTGGCGAATACGGCTTTTAAAAATGGTATATTAACCGTTGCTTCCGCAGGTAACGACCCTGATCCGGCAAATCAATGCACGGTCTCTGCACCAGCACAAGCGCCGGGAGCGCTCGCTGTTGGCGGAATTGGAGATGGGACGGAATTATCAGCAAATGATTGGAATGATGCCGACCTATTTAGTTTAACTTCTCATGGGCCCGATAATTACTATGGCCTTCGTTGGCGTACGGTAATTGATTCAGTGGCTCCTGCCTACTTTCGGTATTACCCAAGTTATTCAGTTGACTCAGGCGTCAATGGTTACAATACACTTAATCCACCAGGAGGAGGAACGAGTTATGCCCAACCTCTCGTTGCTTCCGCCTTGGTCGATTCCATTCACTATATGCTGGAAGTTAAAGATGACTCACTTTTCCTGCTGCCAGGCGTTCAAAAAGCTTACATGCTGGAAATGGGTGATCGGGCGAATGGTCAGGTCTATGGCTATAATTTTTATTGGGGGGCCGGCCGCACCAGGGTTCGGCGCTTCGATGATGTCGGGATGGACGCTCCTTGGGGGCGCCTGAGTGGCTACGTGTGTGTGGGGGACAGCGATGAAGTCATCGTCGAAGTGAAAAATGGCCAACTACTTTCCGAAGCCGTCGACCGATTGAAGGCCTCGATCTGGTGGTTTACAGACAGCTACTCCAACCCAGTGCCCAACGATATCGATCTTTATCTTCAACGAAGCACCAACGGAACGACCTGGACGACGATTCGCAGCGATACCGGTTCCGATTTGAAGAAGCGGGTCTATTACACTCCAATGGGCGGGTATTACGCGCGCTTGAAAATCGTCGGTACGCAAGTAAACGGTTCCCACAACGATAATGGCGCTTGTTCATCGGGCCAGGCCAGAGTCTATTTCATCTGGATTTATGAGGACGACGCGCGCGATGATTACAACGGTCCGGGCGAAGAAATCGGCCAATTATAA
- a CDS encoding Hsp20/alpha crystallin family protein, with translation MTIIRKDLRDEAGRSERYPGGGWSTAPFFNNREAAEEDMSCWRPAVDVLEEKEAIKLLVELPGLDKSDIAVNIDNGILSISGKRQAPGDAERAKFLRTERCFGSFCRSFSIGNQIDVEKIDATMDKGMLTLVLPYREESKPKSIEVKIGG, from the coding sequence ATGACCATCATTCGCAAGGATTTGCGCGACGAAGCGGGGCGAAGCGAGCGTTACCCCGGCGGCGGTTGGTCGACCGCGCCTTTTTTCAATAACCGCGAAGCCGCCGAGGAAGACATGAGTTGCTGGCGGCCGGCGGTGGACGTGCTCGAAGAAAAAGAGGCGATCAAGCTGCTGGTCGAATTGCCGGGCCTGGATAAAAGCGACATCGCCGTCAACATCGATAACGGCATCCTCAGCATTTCGGGTAAACGCCAGGCGCCGGGCGACGCGGAACGGGCGAAATTCCTGCGCACGGAGCGCTGCTTCGGCTCGTTCTGCCGCAGCTTCAGCATCGGCAACCAGATCGACGTTGAAAAGATCGACGCCACGATGGACAAGGGCATGTTGACCCTGGTGCTGCCGTATCGCGAGGAAAGCAAGCCCAAGAGCATCGAGGTGAAGATCGGCGGCTAG
- a CDS encoding radical SAM protein, translating to MPLDVLLIQTPNVKGTFFNLPGKEIPLSLCYLASFLKTRGLTARLLDLDWHGRISPMLEKTLAETKPELIGISAYTPNVALAADIAARAKRLAPSTPVVLGGFHASALPERTLREFAAFDYLAIGEGEVTLAELVEARRDGRALGEVRGLAYRDGETVRLNAPRPLLDDLDTLPFPDRRLIPYRRYVPDPGNYYRLPSSGILYSRGCPYRCAYCSKSVFQQRLRYRRIEPFLAEVRHCRDELGIRDFRLEDEAPTTNLARINELCAALLAQDLKITWLCYSRVDRIDEATLRLMQRAGCHHVTYGIESGVPETLARINKPLDLERAAAIVRLTRRIGLECKVNFIIGFPWETVADMKRTITYAKRISPDLVTFNLFKPLPGSTLYTELDAAGRLRHTRWEDYFVTSEPLLFAAPYTEAEARQVLRDAVFSFYFRGGYIAQRLRRLLRRPRHEAGIAWRGFRVLLREWWAGRGREKTVP from the coding sequence ATGCCGCTGGATGTCCTGTTGATACAGACGCCCAACGTGAAGGGCACGTTTTTCAACCTGCCGGGCAAGGAAATCCCGCTGTCGCTGTGCTATCTGGCGTCGTTTCTGAAAACCCGCGGGTTGACCGCGCGCCTCCTCGACCTCGACTGGCACGGCCGCATCTCGCCGATGCTGGAAAAAACGCTGGCCGAAACCAAACCGGAGCTGATCGGCATTTCGGCCTACACACCCAACGTGGCGCTGGCGGCGGATATCGCGGCGCGCGCCAAGCGGTTGGCGCCGAGCACGCCGGTGGTGTTAGGCGGCTTTCACGCCTCGGCGCTGCCGGAACGGACCCTGCGCGAATTCGCGGCCTTCGATTACCTGGCAATCGGCGAGGGCGAGGTGACGCTGGCCGAACTGGTGGAAGCGCGGCGCGACGGCCGAGCGCTCGGCGAGGTGCGCGGGCTGGCCTACCGGGACGGCGAAACCGTGCGCCTCAACGCCCCGCGGCCGTTGCTGGACGACCTCGACACCCTGCCGTTTCCGGATCGGCGGCTGATTCCGTACCGGCGTTACGTGCCCGATCCGGGCAATTACTACCGCCTGCCCTCGTCGGGCATCCTGTACTCGCGCGGCTGCCCCTACCGCTGCGCCTACTGCTCCAAATCGGTGTTTCAACAACGCTTGCGCTACCGCCGGATCGAGCCTTTCCTGGCCGAGGTCCGGCACTGCCGCGACGAACTGGGCATCCGCGATTTCCGGCTCGAGGACGAGGCACCGACCACCAACCTCGCCCGGATCAACGAGCTTTGCGCGGCTCTTCTCGCCCAGGACCTGAAAATCACCTGGCTTTGCTACTCGCGGGTAGACCGGATCGACGAGGCGACGCTGCGCCTGATGCAACGGGCCGGCTGCCACCACGTCACCTACGGCATCGAATCGGGCGTTCCCGAAACCCTGGCGCGAATCAACAAGCCGCTCGACCTGGAGCGGGCCGCGGCGATCGTACGGCTGACCAGACGAATCGGCCTCGAATGCAAAGTCAATTTCATCATCGGGTTCCCGTGGGAAACGGTCGCCGACATGAAGCGGACGATCACCTATGCCAAACGGATTTCGCCGGATCTGGTGACCTTCAACCTCTTCAAGCCGCTGCCCGGCAGCACGTTGTACACAGAACTGGACGCGGCGGGGCGGCTACGCCACACGCGGTGGGAAGACTACTTCGTGACGAGCGAGCCGCTATTGTTCGCCGCGCCCTACACCGAGGCCGAGGCCCGGCAGGTGCTGCGCGACGCGGTTTTCTCGTTTTACTTCCGCGGCGGCTATATCGCCCAACGGCTGCGCCGGTTGCTGCGCCGGCCGCGCCACGAGGCTGGGATAGCCTGGCGCGGTTTCCGCGTTCTGCTGCGCGAGTGGTGGGCGGGACGCGGCCGGGAAAAAACCGTTCCCTGA